ATTTTCCGGCTACCTAATGCTGACAGAGCCGACTGATATTCGCCAAGCGCAAACGGCTGAATTCCGGCTGCTGTTGCAGCGGTCGAGGCGTCGGCAGAGCGGATGGTTTCGGTGAGTTTCAACAGTTGCGTAAAGTATCGTGCGAGCATCGTCAGGATCAGCATTTCTTCGTGATTATCATCAACAAGTGGTTTTAAGATACGAATGGCTTCTGCCGGGTTGTTTCTTCCGATTGCGCGCTGCAAATCGAATACTGTAAATTGCTGGGAACCGCTTGTAAGCCTGACGATGTCGCGTGCGGTTGCCTGTGGTTTGCCTTCTAAAAACAATGCAACCTTCTCGATTTCAAGGGCAAGCATACGCTGGCTGCTGCCACAGCGGGCAATGAGTATTTCGGCCGCATCGCGGTCAATGGCGAAATGGTTCTGCTCGGCAGTTGCATGAACCCATGCCAGCAGTTGCGGATGCTTCTTGGCAGGATATTCATGCCAGGCTGCTGACTGAAAAATCGCCGTGAACGGCTGCTTAATCCCGGTGAGCTTTCGCTTGAACGCTGCACTCCCTCGCTGGCGAGCACCGGTTAATCCGGCTGCCTGCGGAACAGATGCGGTGAGTAGTAAAAATGTTGATGATGAGGGGTTTTGAAGGTATCCCAACAATACCGAGGCGTTCTTGCCTCGAGGTGGTGTGACCCGGTCAAAATGCTTAACCCAAATTGTACGGCGGGTACTCATCATGGGGAATGATCGGGCTATGGATACAATGGCGTCAGCCTGCATACCATCGCCATCCACAACATCTGTGCTCATGCCTCCG
This is a stretch of genomic DNA from Ignavibacteria bacterium. It encodes these proteins:
- the holA gene encoding DNA polymerase III subunit delta; this encodes MIEEILTTLNFPPVLLLFGDDDYTLEQDAERLFQAASASDTGGMSTDVVDGDGMQADAIVSIARSFPMMSTRRTIWVKHFDRVTPPRGKNASVLLGYLQNPSSSTFLLLTASVPQAAGLTGARQRGSAAFKRKLTGIKQPFTAIFQSAAWHEYPAKKHPQLLAWVHATAEQNHFAIDRDAAEILIARCGSSQRMLALEIEKVALFLEGKPQATARDIVRLTSGSQQFTVFDLQRAIGRNNPAEAIRILKPLVDDNHEEMLILTMLARYFTQLLKLTETIRSADASTAATAAGIQPFALGEYQSALSALGSRKIEKGIHAIRHAEKLLKSSTVDAFAVLQAMVVSILDDDSRDFGNGLEIFAA